In a genomic window of Cydia fagiglandana chromosome 8, ilCydFagi1.1, whole genome shotgun sequence:
- the LOC134667034 gene encoding uncharacterized protein LOC134667034, with the protein MSANNSPFGRSSKIQRSPPSTPVPPNTGNENAQPTSAKDQTSLDPVPTSEIQNWMSTIDKSLSEICSISTEGKLNSDQKLRIHNLCRKVSHGSANLAVLYQGLKAKALVNHCTLQTLQGKQDLSDSLRALKDSIDNTNRPATHALSFADMVKTSNKNEIRPNNLSLVAIYPKDQSKSSEETKNLVQKIINPEEMKLHVRALRKVKNGGVIISTDTKDDIEKLKLTFKNTSPNLTINEPFKRRPRVVIIGVPSALREQEVYSCIYEQNIADKFPDLTRENFLASIKLSHKSGKKDAESCNYVIEVPAYIRRALISQNRAFINWSSCPVRDFTTVTKCFKCHLYGHAAKTCKQSEPTCGHCSNLGHSDKDCLFKSEYPKCASCSLFKKPNGHITGDPDCPVRKMAERRYINSIDYGED; encoded by the coding sequence ATGAGTGCTAATAACAGCCCGTTTGGAAGAAGTTCCAAGATTCAGCGTTCCCCGCCATCAACACCAGTACCACCGAATACCGGAAATGAAAATGCACAACCAACGAGCGCAAAAGACCAGACCAGTCTAGACCCGGTACCAACATCAGAAATTCAGAACTGGATGAGCACTATAGATAAATCTCTTAGTGAAATCTGCAGCATATCGACGGAAGGCAAATTGAACTCCGACCAAAAACTCAGGATCCACAATCTTTGCCGAAAGGTTTCCCACGGTTCAGCAAACTTGGCAGTTCTTTACCAAGGCCTTAAAGCAAAGGCACTCGTTAACCACTGCACTCTTCAGACGCTTCAAGGAAAACAAGACCTATCAGACAGTTTACGAGCCCTAAAGGATAGTATCGATAACACTAACAGACCGGCCACACACGCACTTTCTTTTGCCGATATGGTGAAAACTAGTAACAAAAACGAAATTCGTCCTAATAATTTGAGCTTAGTCGCAATTTATCCTAAAGATCAGTCGAAGTCAAGCGAGGAAACGAAAAACCtagtacaaaaaattattaatccTGAAGAAATGAAACTGCACGTAAGAGCGCTGCGTAAAGTTAAAAATGGCGGTGTTATCATCAGCACTGATACTAAGGACGACATagaaaaattgaaattgacATTTAAAAACACATCCCCGAATCTCACCATCAATGAACCCTTCAAGCGCAGGCCCAGAGTTGTAATAATAGGCGTACCATCGGCTCTACGGGAACAAGAGGTCTACAGTTGCATATATGAACAGAATATAGCCGACAAGTTTCCAGACCTAACTCGGGAAAATTTCTTAGCGTCTATCAAATTAAGCCATAAGTCGGGTAAGAAAGATGCAGAGTCCTGTAACTACGTGATAGAAGTTCCAGCCTACATACGACGAGCTCTCATATCTCAGAACCGAGCTTTCATCAATTGGTCATCGTGTCCTGTCAGAGACTTCACAACTGTTACAAAGTGTTTCAAGTGCCATCTTTACGGCCATGCTGCCAAAACATGCAAGCAATCGGAGCCCACCTGTGGACATTGCAGTAATCTAGGGCACTCAGACAAGGATTGCCTATTTAAATCAGAATATCCCAAATGCGCATCATGTAGTCTCTTCAAAAAACCCAATGGCCATATAACTGGGGACCCTGACTGTCCCGTCAGGAAAATGGCCGAACGACGGTACATAAACTCGATTGATTATGGGGAGGATTAA